A genomic region of Cannabis sativa cultivar Pink pepper isolate KNU-18-1 chromosome 1, ASM2916894v1, whole genome shotgun sequence contains the following coding sequences:
- the LOC115707636 gene encoding G-type lectin S-receptor-like serine/threonine-protein kinase At1g61480 isoform X1 produces the protein MSMFNIFLLSFFWFQSQYCYAIYNITSSQSLSKTQTLVSPNQIFELGFFNPNNSANLYVGIWYKNMSPRTVVWVANREKPLKVVDSSSESLTIGSNGNLELVSSKNKSVIWSTNILVRSSGSIVELSDSGNLVLKDDKTGDNLWQSFQHSGDTFLPGATLGYNLKTGANYVLTSWKSDEDPSPGNFTLGISKQSPPQAYHWLNGKMPQWRSGPWDKTKFIGIPGMGGSYLNVLDLQQDFEKGTTFLYFNSFDNYFPTNFFVSSQGLLRFTCKNNVKLFPKTRCDAYGTCGAFGVCKTSDFPICKCLKGFVPKSVQEWRKGIWSGGCKRRTNLLCQKNYSSQPSNGEKTDGFHMMNMLNLPDLYTFVNNINEANDCYTWCLNNCSCVAYAYVNGIGCLVWSEDLIDIQVFPYGGADLFIRLAPAELARGQKTRKIVIILTVVSACALLLAAVFVFHRWRTSHRSGRAWSVKEILRKLGLAKRRETPLHNLQGAKQQDPSELCIFELNSVLAATNHFNITNKLGEGGFGSVYKGKLQDGREIAIKRLSSSSVQGIEELKNEMILISKLQHRNLVKLLGCCIEGEEKLLIYEFMPNRSLDTFLFDPSRSAQLNWATRFNIIHGIAKGLVYLHRDSCLRVIHRDLKVSNILLDVKMKPKISDFGLARIFEGTMDLVNTRRIVGTLGYMSPEYAMGGIYSEKSDVFSYGMLLLEIISGKKNSNFHYYEKELSLVDYAWQLWNESRGLEVVDDALADSYSAEEAVRCIHIGLLCVQDHASDRPTMVDVVSMLIVACCPMAHPH, from the exons ATGTCGATGTTCAATATATTTCTGTTATCCTTCTTCTGGTTTCAGTCCCAATATTGCTATGCAATTTATAACATAACTTCATCCCAGTCCTTATCTAAAACACAAACTTTAGTCTCCCCAAACCAAATTTTTGAGTTAGGTTTCTTTAATCCAAATAATTCTGCAAATCTGTATGTGGGCATTTGGTATAAGAATATGTCACCCCGTACTGTTGTCTGGGTGGCTAACAGAGAGAAACCATTAAAAGTTGTAGACTCATCTTCCGAAAGTCTCACGATTGGTAGTAATGGAAATTTGGAGCTGGTGAGTAGTAAAAACAAGTCTGTTATCTGGTCAACTAATATTCTTGTCCGATCAAGTGGTTCAATTGTAGAGCTTTCAGATAGTGGTAACTTGGTTTTGAAAGATGACAAAACAGGAGACAACTTATGGCAGAGCTTTCAACATTCAGGGGACACATTCTTACCTGGAGCAACGTTAGGTTACAATCTCAAAACTGGAGCTAATTATGTGTTGACCTCTTGGAAGAGTGACGAGGATCCATCACCAGGGAATTTCACACTTGGAATCTCGAAACAGTCTCCCCCGCAAGCTTATCATTGGCTCAATGGAAAAATGCCTCAATGGAGAAGTGGACCATGGGACAAAACCAAGTTCATAGGTATTCCAGGGATGGGTGGATCATATCTAAATGTACTTGATCTTCAACAAGACTTTGAGAAAGGAACaacttttctctattttaattcATTCGATAATTACTTTCCcacgaatttttttgtttcatCTCAAGGTCTTCTAAGATTTACTTGCAAAAACAATGTCAAGTTGTTCCCAAAAACTAGATGCGACGCATATGGAACTTGTGGAGCCTTCGGGGTATGCAAAACATCCGACTTTCCAATTTGCAAGTGTTTAAAAGGGTTTGTACCAAAATCAGTCCAAGAGTGGAGGAAGGGAATTTGGAGCGGAGGGTGCAAAAGAAGAACCAACTTACTTTGTCAGAAAAACTATAGTAGCCAACCATCAAATGGAGAAAAAACAGATGGATTTCACATGATGAATATGTTAAACCTTCCAGACTTGTATACGTTTGTGAACAATATTAATGAAGCCAATGATTGCTACACGTGGTGTCTAAACAATTGTTCTTGCGTTGCTTATGCTTATGTAAATGGAATTGGATGTTTGGTCTGGTCAGAAGATCTTATTGACATTCAGGTCTTTCCCTATGGCGGTGCAGATCTTTTTATTCGCCTTGCACCAGCTGAACTTG cGAGAGGACAGAAAACCAGGAAGATTGTCATCATCCTCACAGTTGTTTCTGCTTGTGCCCTTCTTCTTGCTGCTGTCTTCGTATTTCATAGATGGAGAACTAGTCACAGAT CTGGAAGAGCATGGTCCGTTAAGGAGATCCTAAGGAAACTTGGTTTGGCCAAGAGAAGGGAAACTCCATTACACAATCTGCAAGGTGCCAAACAACAAGATCCATCCGAGCTGTGTATTTTTGAATTGAATAGTGTTTTAGCTGCTACAAACCATTTCAATATCACAAACAAACTCGGTGAAGGAGGGTTTGGTTCTGTTTACAAG GGAAAATTACAAGATGGAAGGGAAATAGCAATCAAAAGATTGTCTAGTAGCTCCGTACAAGGCATAGAAGAGCTTAAGAATGAGATGATTTTGATCTCTAAACTTCAGCACAGAAATCTGGTGAAGCTCTTAGGTTGCTGCATTGAAGGAGAAGAAAAGTTACTAATTTATGAGTTTATGCCCAACAGAAGCTTGGATACTTTTCTATTCG ATCCAAGTAGAAGTGCACAACTCAACTGGGCTACACGCTTCAACATTATTCATGGAATTGCTAAAGGTCTTGTATATCTTCATCGTGATTCATGTTTAAGAGTGATACATCGAGATTTGAAAGTAAGTAATATTCTCTTGGATGTAAAGATGAAACCCAAAATATCAGACTTCGGATTGGCACGAATTTTTGAAGGGACAATGGATCTAGTAAACACTCGAAGGATAGTCGGAACATT AGGCTACATGTCTCCAGAATATGCCATGGGTGgaatatattctgaaaaatcTGACGTATTTAGCTATGGGATGCTGCTATTAGAGATAATCAGTGGGAAGAAGAACTCTAACTTCCACTATTATGAGAAAGAGCTAAGCCTTGTCGATTAT GCATGGCAATTGTGGAATGAAAGCAGAGGACTAGAAGTGGTTGATGATGCATTGGCCGACTCATACTCTGCAGAAGAAGCAGTAAGGTGCATACATATTGGTCTTTTATGTGTGCAAGATCATGCAAGTGATAGGCCAACCATGGTTGATGTGGTTTCCATGCTGATTGTGGCGTGCTGCCCCATGGCACACCCACACTAG
- the LOC115707639 gene encoding G-type lectin S-receptor-like serine/threonine-protein kinase At1g61550 isoform X1, with the protein MSMFNIFLLSFFCFQSQYCYAIYNITSSQSLSQTQTLVSPNQFFELGFFNPNNSANQYVGMWYKNISPRTVVWVANRDKPLKVVDSASASLIIGSNGNLELVSGKNKSVIWSTNIPVRSNGSIVELSDNGNLVLKDDKTGESLWQSFQHLGDTFLPGATLGYNLKTGANYVLTSWKGDNDPLPGNFTLGISKQSPPQVYHWLNGKMPQWRSGPWDKSKFIGIPGMGGSYLNIIDLQQDFEKGTTFLYLNSFDNFFGRSLFVSSQGRLRFTAKDDVKFLPKSRCDVYGTCGAFGVCKASEFPICKCLKGFVPKSDQEWRNGIWSGGCKRRTNLLCQKNYSSQPSNGEKTDGFHMMSMLNLPDLYTSVNNINEASDCNTWCLNNCSCVAYAYVNGIGCLVWSEDLIDIQVFPYGGADLFIRLAPAELGQKTMKIVIILTVVSACALLLAAVFVFHRWRTSHRSGVAWPIKEIIRKLCLAEISETPIHNLQGAKQQDPSELCIFELSSVLAATNHFNITNKLGQGGFGSVYKGKLQDGREIAIKRLSSSSGQGIEELKNEMILISKLQHRNLVKLLGCCIEGEEKLLIYEFMPNRSLDTFLFDRSRSVHLNWAQRFNIIHGIARGLVYLHRDSCLRVIHRDLKVSNILLDEKMNPKISDFGLARIFEGTMDLVNTRRIVGTLGYMSPEYAMGGIYSEKSDVFSYGMLLLEIISGKKNSNFHYYEKELSLVDYAWQLWNESRGLEVVDDALADSYSAEEAIRCIHIGLLCVQDHASDRPTMVDVVSMLIKETHRPQPKQPFFTCQTQPHTATSSASVNEATVSVFEGR; encoded by the exons ATGTCGATGTTCAATATATTTCTGTTATCCTTCTTCTGCTTTCAGTCTCAATATTGCTATGCAATTTATAACATAACTTCATCCCAGTCCTTATCTCAAACACAAACTCTAGTCTCCCCGAACCAATTTTTTGAGTTAGGCTTCTTCAATCCAAATAATTCTGCAAATCAGTATGTGGGCATGTGGTATAAGAATATCTCACCCCGTACTGTTGTCTGGGTGGCTAACAGAGATAAACCATTAAAAGTTGTAGACTCTGCTTCCGCCAGTCTCATAATTGGTAGTAACGGAAATCTGGAGCTGGTGAGTGGTAAGAACAAGTCTGTTATCTGGTCAACTAATATTCCTGTCCGATCAAATGGTTCAATTGTAGAGCTTTCAGATAATGGTAACTTGGTTTTGAAAGATGACAAAACAGGAGAAAGCTTATGGCAGAGCTTTCAACACTTAGGGGACACATTCTTACCAGGAGCAACGTTAGGTTATAATCTCAAAACTGGAGCTAATTATGTGCTGACCTCTTGGAAGGGTGATAATGATCCATTACCAGGGAATTTCACACTTGGAATCTCGAAACAGTCACCCCCGCAAGTTTACCATTGGCTCAATGGAAAAATGCCTCAATGGAGAAGTGGACCATGGGACAAATCCAAGTTCATAGGTATTCCAGGGATGGGTGGATCATATCTAAATATAATTGATCTCCAACAAGACTTTGAGAAAGGAACAACTTTTCTCTATTTAAATTCATTCGATAATTTCTTTGGCAGAAGTCTGTTTGTTTCATCTCAAGGTCGTCTAAGATTTACTGCCAAAGACGATGTCAAGTTTTTACCAAAAAGTAGATGCGACGTATATGGAACTTGCGGAGCCTTTGGGGTATGCAAAGCATCTGAGTTTCCAATTTGCAAGTGTTTAAAAGGGTTTGTACCAAAATCAGACCAAGAGTGGAGGAATGGTATTTGGAGCGGAGGGTGCAAAAGAAGAACCAACTTACTTTGTCAGAAAAACTATAGTAGCCAACCATCAAATGGAGAAAAAACAGATGGATTTCACATGATGAGCATGTTAAACCTTCCAGACTTGTATACGTCTGTGAACAATATTAATGAAGCCAGTGATTGCAACACGTGGTGTCTAAACAATTGTTCTTGCGTTGCTTATGCTTATGTAAATGGAATTGGATGTTTGGTCTGGTCAGAAGATCTTATTGACATTCAGGTCTTTCCCTATGGCGGTGCAGATCTTTTTATTCGCCTTGCACCAGCTGAACTTG GACAGAAAACCATGAAGATTGTCATCATCCTCACAGTTGTTTCTGCTTGTGCCCTTCTTCTTGCTGCTGTCTTCGTATTTCATAGATGGAGAACTAGCCACAGAt CTGGAGTAGCATGGCCCATTAAGGAGATCATAAGGAAACTTTGTTTGGCCGAGATAAGTGAAACTCCAATACACAATCTTCAAGGTGCCAAACAACAAGATCCATCTGAGCTGTGTATTTTTGAATTGAGTAGTGTTTTAGCTGCTACAAACCATTTCAATATCACAAACAAACTCGGTCAAGGAGGGTTTGGTTCTGTTTACAAG GGAAAATTACAAGATGGAAGGGAAATAGCAATCAAAAGATTGTCTAGCAGCTCGGGACAAGGCATAGAAGAGCTTAAGAATGAGATGATTTTGATTTCTAAACTTCAACACAGAAATCTGGTGAAGCTCTTAGGTTGCTGCATTGAAGGAGAAGAAAAGTTACTAATTTATGAGTTTATGCCCAACAGAAGCTTGGATACTTTTCTATTCG ATCGAAGTAGAAGTGTACATCTCAATTGGGCTCAACGCTTCAACATTATTCATGGAATTGCTAGAGGTCTTGTATATCTCCATCGTGATTCATGTTTAAGAGTGATACATCGAGATTTGAAAGTAAGCAATATTCTGTTAGATGAAAAAATGAATCCAAAAATATCAGACTTCGGATTGGCACGAATTTTTGAAGGGACAATGGATCTAGTAAACACTCGAAGGATAGTTGGAACATT AGGCTACATGTCTCCAGAATATGCCATGGGTGgaatatattctgaaaaatcTGACGTATTTAGCTATGGGATGCTGCTATTAGAGATAATCAGTGGGAAGAAGAACTCTAACTTCCACTATTATGAGAAGGAGCTAAGCCTTGTCGATTAT GCTTGGCAACTGTGGAATGAAAGCAGAGGACTAGAAGTGGTTGATGATGCATTGGCCGACTCATACTCTGCAGAAGAAGCAATAAGGTGCATACATATTGGTCTTTTATGTGTGCAAGATCATGCAAGTGATAGGCCAACCATGGTTGATGTGGTTTCCATGCTGATCAAAGAGACACATCGTCCTCAACCTAAACAGCCTTTCTTTACTTGCCAAACTCAACCACACACTGCAACAAGCTCTGCCTCTGTGAATGAAGCTACCGTATCAGTATTTGAAGGGCGCTAA
- the LOC115707639 gene encoding G-type lectin S-receptor-like serine/threonine-protein kinase At1g61490 isoform X3, whose protein sequence is MKIVIILTVVSACALLLAAVFVFHRWRTSHRSGVAWPIKEIIRKLCLAEISETPIHNLQGAKQQDPSELCIFELSSVLAATNHFNITNKLGQGGFGSVYKGKLQDGREIAIKRLSSSSGQGIEELKNEMILISKLQHRNLVKLLGCCIEGEEKLLIYEFMPNRSLDTFLFDRSRSVHLNWAQRFNIIHGIARGLVYLHRDSCLRVIHRDLKVSNILLDEKMNPKISDFGLARIFEGTMDLVNTRRIVGTLGYMSPEYAMGGIYSEKSDVFSYGMLLLEIISGKKNSNFHYYEKELSLVDYAWQLWNESRGLEVVDDALADSYSAEEAIRCIHIGLLCVQDHASDRPTMVDVVSMLIKETHRPQPKQPFFTCQTQPHTATSSASVNEATVSVFEGR, encoded by the exons ATGAAGATTGTCATCATCCTCACAGTTGTTTCTGCTTGTGCCCTTCTTCTTGCTGCTGTCTTCGTATTTCATAGATGGAGAACTAGCCACAGAt CTGGAGTAGCATGGCCCATTAAGGAGATCATAAGGAAACTTTGTTTGGCCGAGATAAGTGAAACTCCAATACACAATCTTCAAGGTGCCAAACAACAAGATCCATCTGAGCTGTGTATTTTTGAATTGAGTAGTGTTTTAGCTGCTACAAACCATTTCAATATCACAAACAAACTCGGTCAAGGAGGGTTTGGTTCTGTTTACAAG GGAAAATTACAAGATGGAAGGGAAATAGCAATCAAAAGATTGTCTAGCAGCTCGGGACAAGGCATAGAAGAGCTTAAGAATGAGATGATTTTGATTTCTAAACTTCAACACAGAAATCTGGTGAAGCTCTTAGGTTGCTGCATTGAAGGAGAAGAAAAGTTACTAATTTATGAGTTTATGCCCAACAGAAGCTTGGATACTTTTCTATTCG ATCGAAGTAGAAGTGTACATCTCAATTGGGCTCAACGCTTCAACATTATTCATGGAATTGCTAGAGGTCTTGTATATCTCCATCGTGATTCATGTTTAAGAGTGATACATCGAGATTTGAAAGTAAGCAATATTCTGTTAGATGAAAAAATGAATCCAAAAATATCAGACTTCGGATTGGCACGAATTTTTGAAGGGACAATGGATCTAGTAAACACTCGAAGGATAGTTGGAACATT AGGCTACATGTCTCCAGAATATGCCATGGGTGgaatatattctgaaaaatcTGACGTATTTAGCTATGGGATGCTGCTATTAGAGATAATCAGTGGGAAGAAGAACTCTAACTTCCACTATTATGAGAAGGAGCTAAGCCTTGTCGATTAT GCTTGGCAACTGTGGAATGAAAGCAGAGGACTAGAAGTGGTTGATGATGCATTGGCCGACTCATACTCTGCAGAAGAAGCAATAAGGTGCATACATATTGGTCTTTTATGTGTGCAAGATCATGCAAGTGATAGGCCAACCATGGTTGATGTGGTTTCCATGCTGATCAAAGAGACACATCGTCCTCAACCTAAACAGCCTTTCTTTACTTGCCAAACTCAACCACACACTGCAACAAGCTCTGCCTCTGTGAATGAAGCTACCGTATCAGTATTTGAAGGGCGCTAA
- the LOC115707636 gene encoding G-type lectin S-receptor-like serine/threonine-protein kinase At1g61480 isoform X2 yields MSMFNIFLLSFFWFQSQYCYAIYNITSSQSLSKTQTLVSPNQIFELGFFNPNNSANLYVGIWYKNMSPRTVVWVANREKPLKVVDSSSESLTIGSNGNLELVSSKNKSVIWSTNILVRSSGSIVELSDSGNLVLKDDKTGDNLWQSFQHSGDTFLPGATLGYNLKTGANYVLTSWKSDEDPSPGNFTLGISKQSPPQAYHWLNGKMPQWRSGPWDKTKFIGIPGMGGSYLNVLDLQQDFEKGTTFLYFNSFDNYFPTNFFVSSQGLLRFTCKNNVKLFPKTRCDAYGTCGAFGVCKTSDFPICKCLKGFVPKSVQEWRKGIWSGGCKRRTNLLCQKNYSSQPSNGEKTDGFHMMNMLNLPDLYTFVNNINEANDCYTWCLNNCSCVAYAYVNGIGCLVWSEDLIDIQVFPYGGADLFIRLAPAELGQKTRKIVIILTVVSACALLLAAVFVFHRWRTSHRSGRAWSVKEILRKLGLAKRRETPLHNLQGAKQQDPSELCIFELNSVLAATNHFNITNKLGEGGFGSVYKGKLQDGREIAIKRLSSSSVQGIEELKNEMILISKLQHRNLVKLLGCCIEGEEKLLIYEFMPNRSLDTFLFDPSRSAQLNWATRFNIIHGIAKGLVYLHRDSCLRVIHRDLKVSNILLDVKMKPKISDFGLARIFEGTMDLVNTRRIVGTLGYMSPEYAMGGIYSEKSDVFSYGMLLLEIISGKKNSNFHYYEKELSLVDYAWQLWNESRGLEVVDDALADSYSAEEAVRCIHIGLLCVQDHASDRPTMVDVVSMLIVACCPMAHPH; encoded by the exons ATGTCGATGTTCAATATATTTCTGTTATCCTTCTTCTGGTTTCAGTCCCAATATTGCTATGCAATTTATAACATAACTTCATCCCAGTCCTTATCTAAAACACAAACTTTAGTCTCCCCAAACCAAATTTTTGAGTTAGGTTTCTTTAATCCAAATAATTCTGCAAATCTGTATGTGGGCATTTGGTATAAGAATATGTCACCCCGTACTGTTGTCTGGGTGGCTAACAGAGAGAAACCATTAAAAGTTGTAGACTCATCTTCCGAAAGTCTCACGATTGGTAGTAATGGAAATTTGGAGCTGGTGAGTAGTAAAAACAAGTCTGTTATCTGGTCAACTAATATTCTTGTCCGATCAAGTGGTTCAATTGTAGAGCTTTCAGATAGTGGTAACTTGGTTTTGAAAGATGACAAAACAGGAGACAACTTATGGCAGAGCTTTCAACATTCAGGGGACACATTCTTACCTGGAGCAACGTTAGGTTACAATCTCAAAACTGGAGCTAATTATGTGTTGACCTCTTGGAAGAGTGACGAGGATCCATCACCAGGGAATTTCACACTTGGAATCTCGAAACAGTCTCCCCCGCAAGCTTATCATTGGCTCAATGGAAAAATGCCTCAATGGAGAAGTGGACCATGGGACAAAACCAAGTTCATAGGTATTCCAGGGATGGGTGGATCATATCTAAATGTACTTGATCTTCAACAAGACTTTGAGAAAGGAACaacttttctctattttaattcATTCGATAATTACTTTCCcacgaatttttttgtttcatCTCAAGGTCTTCTAAGATTTACTTGCAAAAACAATGTCAAGTTGTTCCCAAAAACTAGATGCGACGCATATGGAACTTGTGGAGCCTTCGGGGTATGCAAAACATCCGACTTTCCAATTTGCAAGTGTTTAAAAGGGTTTGTACCAAAATCAGTCCAAGAGTGGAGGAAGGGAATTTGGAGCGGAGGGTGCAAAAGAAGAACCAACTTACTTTGTCAGAAAAACTATAGTAGCCAACCATCAAATGGAGAAAAAACAGATGGATTTCACATGATGAATATGTTAAACCTTCCAGACTTGTATACGTTTGTGAACAATATTAATGAAGCCAATGATTGCTACACGTGGTGTCTAAACAATTGTTCTTGCGTTGCTTATGCTTATGTAAATGGAATTGGATGTTTGGTCTGGTCAGAAGATCTTATTGACATTCAGGTCTTTCCCTATGGCGGTGCAGATCTTTTTATTCGCCTTGCACCAGCTGAACTTG GACAGAAAACCAGGAAGATTGTCATCATCCTCACAGTTGTTTCTGCTTGTGCCCTTCTTCTTGCTGCTGTCTTCGTATTTCATAGATGGAGAACTAGTCACAGAT CTGGAAGAGCATGGTCCGTTAAGGAGATCCTAAGGAAACTTGGTTTGGCCAAGAGAAGGGAAACTCCATTACACAATCTGCAAGGTGCCAAACAACAAGATCCATCCGAGCTGTGTATTTTTGAATTGAATAGTGTTTTAGCTGCTACAAACCATTTCAATATCACAAACAAACTCGGTGAAGGAGGGTTTGGTTCTGTTTACAAG GGAAAATTACAAGATGGAAGGGAAATAGCAATCAAAAGATTGTCTAGTAGCTCCGTACAAGGCATAGAAGAGCTTAAGAATGAGATGATTTTGATCTCTAAACTTCAGCACAGAAATCTGGTGAAGCTCTTAGGTTGCTGCATTGAAGGAGAAGAAAAGTTACTAATTTATGAGTTTATGCCCAACAGAAGCTTGGATACTTTTCTATTCG ATCCAAGTAGAAGTGCACAACTCAACTGGGCTACACGCTTCAACATTATTCATGGAATTGCTAAAGGTCTTGTATATCTTCATCGTGATTCATGTTTAAGAGTGATACATCGAGATTTGAAAGTAAGTAATATTCTCTTGGATGTAAAGATGAAACCCAAAATATCAGACTTCGGATTGGCACGAATTTTTGAAGGGACAATGGATCTAGTAAACACTCGAAGGATAGTCGGAACATT AGGCTACATGTCTCCAGAATATGCCATGGGTGgaatatattctgaaaaatcTGACGTATTTAGCTATGGGATGCTGCTATTAGAGATAATCAGTGGGAAGAAGAACTCTAACTTCCACTATTATGAGAAAGAGCTAAGCCTTGTCGATTAT GCATGGCAATTGTGGAATGAAAGCAGAGGACTAGAAGTGGTTGATGATGCATTGGCCGACTCATACTCTGCAGAAGAAGCAGTAAGGTGCATACATATTGGTCTTTTATGTGTGCAAGATCATGCAAGTGATAGGCCAACCATGGTTGATGTGGTTTCCATGCTGATTGTGGCGTGCTGCCCCATGGCACACCCACACTAG
- the LOC115707639 gene encoding G-type lectin S-receptor-like serine/threonine-protein kinase At1g61490 isoform X2, with protein sequence MELDVWSGQKILLTFRSFPMAVQIFLFALHQLNLKTMKIVIILTVVSACALLLAAVFVFHRWRTSHRSGVAWPIKEIIRKLCLAEISETPIHNLQGAKQQDPSELCIFELSSVLAATNHFNITNKLGQGGFGSVYKGKLQDGREIAIKRLSSSSGQGIEELKNEMILISKLQHRNLVKLLGCCIEGEEKLLIYEFMPNRSLDTFLFDRSRSVHLNWAQRFNIIHGIARGLVYLHRDSCLRVIHRDLKVSNILLDEKMNPKISDFGLARIFEGTMDLVNTRRIVGTLGYMSPEYAMGGIYSEKSDVFSYGMLLLEIISGKKNSNFHYYEKELSLVDYAWQLWNESRGLEVVDDALADSYSAEEAIRCIHIGLLCVQDHASDRPTMVDVVSMLIKETHRPQPKQPFFTCQTQPHTATSSASVNEATVSVFEGR encoded by the exons ATGGAATTGGATGTTTGGTCTGGTCAGAAGATCTTATTGACATTCAGGTCTTTCCCTATGGCGGTGCAGATCTTTTTATTCGCCTTGCACCAGCTGAACTTG AAAACCATGAAGATTGTCATCATCCTCACAGTTGTTTCTGCTTGTGCCCTTCTTCTTGCTGCTGTCTTCGTATTTCATAGATGGAGAACTAGCCACAGAt CTGGAGTAGCATGGCCCATTAAGGAGATCATAAGGAAACTTTGTTTGGCCGAGATAAGTGAAACTCCAATACACAATCTTCAAGGTGCCAAACAACAAGATCCATCTGAGCTGTGTATTTTTGAATTGAGTAGTGTTTTAGCTGCTACAAACCATTTCAATATCACAAACAAACTCGGTCAAGGAGGGTTTGGTTCTGTTTACAAG GGAAAATTACAAGATGGAAGGGAAATAGCAATCAAAAGATTGTCTAGCAGCTCGGGACAAGGCATAGAAGAGCTTAAGAATGAGATGATTTTGATTTCTAAACTTCAACACAGAAATCTGGTGAAGCTCTTAGGTTGCTGCATTGAAGGAGAAGAAAAGTTACTAATTTATGAGTTTATGCCCAACAGAAGCTTGGATACTTTTCTATTCG ATCGAAGTAGAAGTGTACATCTCAATTGGGCTCAACGCTTCAACATTATTCATGGAATTGCTAGAGGTCTTGTATATCTCCATCGTGATTCATGTTTAAGAGTGATACATCGAGATTTGAAAGTAAGCAATATTCTGTTAGATGAAAAAATGAATCCAAAAATATCAGACTTCGGATTGGCACGAATTTTTGAAGGGACAATGGATCTAGTAAACACTCGAAGGATAGTTGGAACATT AGGCTACATGTCTCCAGAATATGCCATGGGTGgaatatattctgaaaaatcTGACGTATTTAGCTATGGGATGCTGCTATTAGAGATAATCAGTGGGAAGAAGAACTCTAACTTCCACTATTATGAGAAGGAGCTAAGCCTTGTCGATTAT GCTTGGCAACTGTGGAATGAAAGCAGAGGACTAGAAGTGGTTGATGATGCATTGGCCGACTCATACTCTGCAGAAGAAGCAATAAGGTGCATACATATTGGTCTTTTATGTGTGCAAGATCATGCAAGTGATAGGCCAACCATGGTTGATGTGGTTTCCATGCTGATCAAAGAGACACATCGTCCTCAACCTAAACAGCCTTTCTTTACTTGCCAAACTCAACCACACACTGCAACAAGCTCTGCCTCTGTGAATGAAGCTACCGTATCAGTATTTGAAGGGCGCTAA